One Coregonus clupeaformis isolate EN_2021a chromosome 36, ASM2061545v1, whole genome shotgun sequence genomic window, tgtatgttaccccttggcagtgttatcagaaagcacagcattgattttcactgctatgcagacgatacacaactttatatttctgtgtcaccagaggattttagctccacggataaattattactgtattagtgatttaaatactttgATGGCTCAcgacttcctccagctaaatcaagacaagactgaggtacttattgttggagccaaagcacagagaggaAATCTAGCCGCAcagataaagataaaacaccaggtaaaaaccTACGTGTTATTTaagattctgaactcaatttcgaatcacacattaggaatgtgaccaaaatatatttttaccacctgaggaacattgtcaaggtgcggccgtttctctctcaggctgataaagagagactcatccatgcttttattacaagcaggcttgacaactgtaatgctctcctgtctgtcccaagaaagccattggtcaactacaaaacatacagaatgctgcagcacgggtactgaccaagaccagacggagaacACACATtacactggttttaaataatataaaaataatatgccatttagcagacgcttttatccaaagcgacttacagtcatgcgtgcatacatttttgtgtatgggtggtcctggggatcaaacccactaccttggcgttacaagcgccgtgctctaccagttgagctacagaggaccacgtcaaCTTTTAAgctctctgcactggctgcctgtgagttttataattaattttaagattcttctattggtttttaaaccAATGCATGATTGTGTACCCCAGTACACACCAGACCTGCTTTTAAGTTATGCATCAGTAGGTcactcaggtcctctggcactggccttttgactatcccaaagcctaggaccaagaggcatggagaggcagcctttacaTACTATGCCCCCAAGCTCTGGAATAGcttgccagagaacctgaggggagctgaaactgtggacatatttgaaagatcttaaaacacatatttttagctttgcttttcgtTAAGGTGCTTTTTAGTTGTTCACTTTGtgtcattcttttgttttttaacatatgtttgttgtgtagtaaatatttcagcttttattctcATTGTTTTTAATTAGTTGtttcctgtaaagcacattgcgttgcattccagGTTTTAAATGTGTTGTATAAATAaatcttgatttgatttgatttgacataggATCAGGGCACTATCCACAAAGCGtatcagaggaggagtgctgatctaggatccgttttgacttttagatcataatgaataagattacatggacagatgGGACCTGGGAGAACCTAGACCTCCACgttttgtggatatgggccctggtcccacttgtccatataatcttatacattatgatctaaaaggctgaactgatcctagatcagcactcctacgtTATGACACATACGGCTCCTGGTTAAGGCTACTTCCTCGCTACCCAACCACCCCAACACTGCATGAAAGCATGTATGAGAACGGAAGTCCCCTGGTTAAGGCTACTTCCTCGCTACCCAACCACCCCAACACTGCATGAAAGCATGTATGAGAACGGAGCATGATGGGCAGGTAGGTAGGCACTTCCTCTGTGGTTGGTGGTGTGACATTTAAAAATGTGTTTACACATCCTCTTTTCTAATAAGGTGATAGTCTCATAAGGCCATCCTTGGCTAATAAAGGGATAGCCATCGGAAGAGGCCACTGTGTAGCATGCTACGCAGCATGCGTACTGCACTGACAGTGTGCAGCACATTCTGTACACCAGACATCACAGGGACGTAACAACGGTGGCTTCAGTAATTATTAACCCTTATTTCAcatgatacattttacattttagtcatttagcagacgctcttatccagagcgacttacagttagtgagtgcataaatttttcatactggccccccgtgggaaacgaacccccaaccctggcgttgcaagcgccatgctctaccaactgagctacaggggactattgaAGAGTTACATATGAAGAGTTTATTTTCAAAACGATAtacagtatactgaacaaaaaatatacacgcaacatgcaacaatttcaacgattttactgagttacagttcatataaggaaataagtcaattgaaataaattaattgggccctaatctatggatttcacatgactgggcaggggcgtagccatgggtgggcctgggagggcataggcccacccacttgggagccaggcccacccactggggagtcaggcccagcaaatcagaattagttttttccCAACAAAAGGCCTTTATTACAggcataaatactcctcagttacatcagctgtccgggtggctggtctctgacgatcccgcaggtgaagaagccggaagtGGAGGTCCAGGGCTGGCGGGGTTAcatagatcctctatgaggctgtggagggatccaaattgtggatttaaaagaaagcatgaatcatcagcgtacaatgacatctttgtttttaagcccttgatttctaaccccttgatattattgttggatctgattttaatagctaacatttcgatggccataataaatagatatgcagatagtggacaaccttgttttactcctcttgacagtttaaaactttctgagaagtagtcattatttactattttacacctagggttactatacatactgtaactttaacccattttataagagattctccaaaattgaaatttattccaggcatttatatataaattccagtcgtactttatcaaaagccttttcaaagtcagctatgaataccaggcctggtttcccagatatttcatagtgttctattgtttccaatacttgtcttatattatctccaatgtatcatccatgtaaacaacctgtctgattaggataaaTAATacccgacaatacctttttaattctatacgctatacattttgctagaacttttgcatcacaacactgaactttaaggggcctccaatttttttaatggaccggatctttatatttaccacttggatgctgtttcagtaataatgaaatcagaccttcttgttgagtatctgataatctaccatttttgtaggtgtggttaaaacatgctaataagggtcctctgagtatatcaaatgaggtttggtatacctcgactggtatgccatccaaccctggagttttcccagacttaaaggctttaattgcatcaagaagttcctcctctgtaatttggccttcagaAGAGTCTTTCTGTACAACTGTTTATTTTACATCATtaatagaaaaaaatatatacaattatcttcggttagtggagatggaggagactgaaacgaaaacatatgcttaaagttataggctatttattaaatccgtttgccagctccaggtaggctacacaagtggcacaaattgacttgcaatgactccagtgatatcttaatttcaacatatttattgtatcaaatggtaggctacagtatcctacaaTGGCATACAAATTAATAGCATACTTGATGGCCGGTGACTCAGCTGCCTGCTGTggctctaaaacacacacacaaaaacacggcCCTCCCCCTTCCTACTGCTCATTCAGTAACAACCTGCCTGCTCACTGCCTGGTagtcagcagcaggtcacagtgaaaaatatgttttgtttGAAGAAATGCCATGTTTACCCCCCGcgacatcgttttcaaagtagcccaaatGTTAGCAAAACTGCGGACATGGCAACCCTGCACTGAAGCATCTGCTCGTTGCATGGTAACAATAGTCTCTCTGCCTGGTTGGGTTTCTGGTGAGCAAACCAACTATTTTGTGCACTACTGCCACCTACAGTGGGATCCAGTGCAGGACAGCAGAATATAAAACACCCACTGGTACATAACATGTCATGTAATGTCACTACAATAATTGTTCCCTTGCTGTAATTAATGAAGAACAAAAAAACAGTCTGACACAAATAATTGCAATTTCAAAAGCTTTATTGAAAATGCATATTTCAAACATTTTTtgtagtttttttattttaaagaatAGTGCATGTCTCAAAATATTAGAACGAGACCAATATGTGTATTTTTCTAAACATAGTTCCTGTGTCTGAAATTAAGTTTCTGTGTGTATTGGAGGAGTAAGCAATACTCaaaatatctgtgtgtgtgtgtgtgttgtagtagtagatgGCCATTATTTATTCAAACATCTAAGTTTGGGCAGCAGCCACTGGAGAAACCTGTCAATCAAACAGGAGAATAAATAGTAGTTTTCACTTACACATCAGATAGCTGCTCTTTCTCTGCTACCTCATTCTATTTCTATAATTCTCTACCTCATTCTATTTCTATAAATCTCAAAAATGCCCTTGTTATGTTCTACTTCTCCTTCTTCTATTTCCTCACCTCTTCCTCAGACTCTTCTTTTCCTCTTTCTTGTCCTCCTTACTTTCTCCAACATTTTCCACCTGCTTCATGTTACTAGCCTGCTCTTGCTTCACTCTCTTTTTTGCCTTGCCCTTTTTCCTTTTGACCTTCCCTTCCTGAATAATGTGGACAAGGAGATAAAGTAATATAAGCTTATGGCTATTTTCTACTCTTGAGCTACAATATCTAGAGTTATGATATACTGTAGGACATATGGCCAATATCCCCTTCCTGTTTCCTCTCACCTGTGGGTACACTCCTGCCATTTTCTGCGCCGTTTCCTGGAGCAGCTTCCTGCTGTTCTCACTCAGGTTGGTGATGGGGGCCAGGCGAGGGCTTCCTTTATTGGTGATGGGGGCCAGGCAAGGGCTTTCTGTATTTCCTCTCACCTGTGGGTACACTCCTGCCATTTTCTGCGCCGTTTCCTGGAGCAGCTTCCTGCTGTTCTCACTCAGGTTGGTGATGGGGGCCAGGCGAGGGCTTCCTGTATTGGTGATGGGGGCCAGGCAAGGGCTTTCTGTATTTCCTCTCACCTGTGGGGCCACTCCTGACATTTTCTGGAGCAGCTTCCTACCGTTCTCGCTCAGGTTGGTGATTGGGGCCAGGCGAGGGCTGTGGTGGTATGGTAAGTACTCCACAGCATGCGGAGCAACAATGACAGGGATGTTGGGTTTCGCCACAATAATCTGTACAGACATAGGGTCAAACAATTGAGATGTGACACACActagtgatgcgcgggttgactcataaccagAAGTCCCACGGTTATATCCACAGGGCGGCGgatttagggtcatgaaatattgttgAATAAACAGAAAACAATAcattaaaaaatccataaatgtataattattgtgcaaGTTATATCTATAGGCTATTTGGCATTAGTGCGTAAGCCTAAACTTTAGGGCATAACTTGACGCGCGCCAGATAGACTACACACCAATCACCAAACgctttaattcaataagagaaaagctacGAAATGGAAagttgaaaataaagaagggacggccagaaaagtaatgtttggaaaATATTTGGTGAAGTGTTAAAAGAGGATGATGGCAGTgcctatgttatgtgtgatgattgtgaggcactatagaaattcgacagtcacaagagggggattcaaataggcctatggcacgtcaagggaacaaacagcctactgttcagatggattaaatggaaactgaaatctggacactgactgtagatcTTTAACCTCTCACAgtcttaatattaactcctgcagaattaagcatttcttgcagtaaaatgataggctacaccaaatgtaggctttattttgactcgggaacagcagtggagaaatatgatttctttcagcatcttgagggAATGCGAATGCGCAGCTAGGGACtgctttatcagcatcataaaagctgataatatttcaaccacataaaatgtgcatccaagccaaactgaaatcttatcagaaacatgtctGGTCGTTTTCAACccgtcaaactgatgtcatttggaaattttGCACAGAAAATGTTTCCCTTTTTTTCTTGAGTTATTGCATTTTCTTCTTGATCCCTAAACGTTtttggtttatttagtcttctctctaattatagacaagttgactaacaaatagcctaccaaaatgttggaaattataagcagaaagaTATCCAAATTAGGCACAAaaaaatcctgcaccccctgCTAAGAAATCGTTCTGACGGTGttctatatttgcgggttagggtcaggtgcgggcctcagattttcactttatcacatatagtcgggcggttgcggctgggttattagcaattgcgggtggGTTCggttgaacaaacagctgacccgcgcaccactaacacacacacacacacacacacacgtaagagCCTACCAGTCGAGGGTCCTTCAGTGAAGCCCCTTTTCTCAGTGGTTCCTTTGAAGGCCCTGGACTGTCCTCAGCAGAGGCATCATTGCCATTATCACGCTGTGTGTCATAGAGCTAGTTGGTCATAGTCCATTCTTCACATTCAGTCAAAGAGTTACTCAAATACATGCTGCAGAACATACCAGAAAGTCTGACTCATCGAAGGATTGGAGAGAAAGATCGTCGTCCTCTACCATATCCCTCACTTTAAGCCTTGTCAGCTTTCCATCCTCCTCATCCTTCACTTTCAGCGGTGGTGTCCTCCTTTCATGATCCTCATCATCAGACTGTGTATCAGAGTAAACTAGTCAGAGACTAATCTCTTTACAGTGATGTCACTCAACAAAGACATGGTGTACAACTGTCTTACCTCAGATTCACAGTCAGTGAAGGAGTAGATAGAGATGTCAGAGTTGGAGGATGAGATCACCCCATCATCATTTCTATCCATCAGCCGAGTCACCCTTCCAGACTGAGGAGACAGACAAAGGCATGTACTTAGGGCAGCCATAGAATACACTGGCATTGACTGTCAAGAAAATGTTGAATATTTAGGCAATCCAACATAGTTGTACAAGTAGTGAGTAATTTATGGGTAATTGAAAATGCAAGTGTATTGAAATGCAATAAATGCAACTCCCATAACATTAGGGATAGGGCTAAAGACTTTCCATACTGTAGGATTCTTTAGCATTTCTAATGAATGATTGTCAATTCAACCAAGCCAACCAAAATGGCCATATGAATCAACAGATTGATctatctgttctgtctctatgggAACAGCAGAGATGTCTGACCTGGCTAAGAGGCTCTGGATTGATGTCCCATCCATCCCCAGATGTCTGTTCCTGCCCACAGCTCACAATGATTGGCTGTGAACAGTAAAGAAAAAAATGTAACACTCTTTTGCTCATTTTggccttggaaataacttggaaATAAATGATGTAGCTATCAATAAATAATTTAAGTAGCTACTGTTATGTGGTTGATTTGAATGTGACATACAGGCCTTTTGTGGATCTGAGGGGTCTGCACTGATGTAGACTGTCAAGACAATATTCCATTTCAAATGTGGTTAGATAAGGAGGGATATCTGCACTTGCTTTTACTGTGATAACTGCAGTTTGTACATGCAGCATAACTAATGTTTATGTGTTATTGTTTTCAGGTCAGATTTGACTTACAGGCCTTGGCCTTCTGCGCACTTTGCCGGTTGGCCACATCACAGAATCAGGGGTGTTCACCCTCACTGGATTCAACTGTCAACACAACACTCCATTTAAAAGGTGATAACAAAAACAGaagattttttaaatatatatatatatttgatatttACCACATAAGGGCGGCGCCTTAAAGCTCTTTTGATTCTCTCATCATTATGATTCATCTTGCTTTCTGAGGGATACATTTCCATCAATTGATTGGCACAAAACATATCCTGGCCCACGCATAAAggcatgtcccaaatggcaccccagtGCCCATATATTGCACTTATTTTGACCTGAGCCCAATGGGcacaggtcaaaagtagtacactacagggtgccatttgggaccaaaGAATGTAAGAGCCTACCAGACGTTCTAAACTCCAAGGACGGGTCTATCCAACCGTTTCCAATCGTAGTATTTATTCTCTGCACAGTGTCAGCTAGGGCAGACTATGCACCTGAAACAACCTTACTGAAGAAAGCGATTGTACTGATGATATCAAAGCTGAACACAGTTTATGTAGTGAATTTATGCTTGGTTACGTCACAATAGGTCACAGTTTTATGGGCGCGCATAATACGTCACAGGAAAGGCTTGTATGGGACTGGACTGGTGGTATCTCCCCCTGGTCGTAATTTATAACTGTCAAATAAAATCTATCTAGCTATCTAACTGAAATGGCTGTAGAGGACTCTTTGATCATCACATTTGAGGCACATGTCAGCAGGTGGCAGTGTCTTCAAATGCAGCACTTGATGATCTGAGCAACAGTTGAGCAACTTTGTGGTTGTGACGAATCCAAATGCGGAAGTccagtacatttgtttttgcttaGCAAGCTtgcccgcctatttctacaattcaTCTTCTTAAACTCTGATTTtaaacttaaccacactgctaaccttatgcccaaccttaaattaagaccaaaaagcctatttttgttttcattaatttttacgatatagcctatttgtactttgtggctgtgttatctagtgggaacctctagctagctagctacctacaatcTGGCTAAAGTGTTGCGCAATATTGGAGGAAAAGTTGATTGATTATTGTGCTTGATTATCCAAGTACTAGTTTGACAAATATGCATTGGTCATCAAAATGATATCCCGAATAATTTTAAAACATATGGTTCAGAGGTTCAAGAGTTTTACTCCTGAGTTCAGGCTCACGAGTGGTATTGTTGCTGTCATTATAGTATCATTTGTTTTGTTTACTGTCACTACATATTTCGGTTTATCAGAGGATGTCTTCAGTCTTGGAACGACAGTTTTTGGCAATGGGCATGGTAAGTTAGCTAGGAGGGTCTGAGTGAATCAACAGTTATATATGCTCAGTAGCTACTTTGTATGAGAGtgttgtaacgttagctagcttgctagaatggtggtcctctgtagctcagctggtagagcacggctcttgtaacgccaagatagtgggttcgatccccgggaccacccatacacaaaaatgtatgcacgcatgactgtaagtcgctttggataaaagcgtc contains:
- the LOC121564409 gene encoding uncharacterized protein LOC121564409 isoform X1, whose protein sequence is MNHNDERIKRALRRRPYVLNPVRVNTPDSVMWPTGKVRRRPRPSTSVQTPQIHKRPPIIVSCGQEQTSGDGWDINPEPLSQSGRVTRLMDRNDDGVISSSNSDISIYSFTDCESESDDEDHERRTPPLKVKDEEDGKLTRLKVRDMVEDDDLSLQSFDESDFLRDNGNDASAEDSPGPSKEPLRKGASLKDPRLIIVAKPNIPVIVAPHAVEYLPYHHSPRLAPITNLSENGRKLLQKMSGVAPQVRGNTESPCLAPITNTGSPRLAPITNLSENSRKLLQETAQKMAGVYPQVRGNTESPCLAPITNKGSPRLAPITNLSENSRKLLQETAQKMAGVYPQEGKVKRKKGKAKKRVKQEQASNMKQVENVGESKEDKKEEKKSLRKRFLQWLLPKLRCLNK
- the LOC121564409 gene encoding uncharacterized protein LOC121564409 isoform X3 gives rise to the protein MWPTGKVRRRPRPSTSVQTPQIHKRPPIIVSCGQEQTSGDGWDINPEPLSQSGRVTRLMDRNDDGVISSSNSDISIYSFTDCESESDDEDHERRTPPLKVKDEEDGKLTRLKVRDMVEDDDLSLQSFDESDFLRDNGNDASAEDSPGPSKEPLRKGASLKDPRLIIVAKPNIPVIVAPHAVEYLPYHHSPRLAPITNLSENGRKLLQKMSGVAPQVRGNTESPCLAPITNTGSPRLAPITNLSENSRKLLQETAQKMAGVYPQVRGNTESPCLAPITNKGSPRLAPITNLSENSRKLLQETAQKMAGVYPQEGKVKRKKGKAKKRVKQEQASNMKQVENVGESKEDKKEEKKSLRKRFLQWLLPKLRCLNK
- the LOC121564409 gene encoding uncharacterized protein LOC121564409 isoform X5; the protein is MNHNDERIKRALRRRPYVLNPVRVNTPDSVMWPTGKVRRRPRPSTSVQTPQIHKRPPIIVSCGQEQTSGDGWDINPEPLSQSGRVTRLMDRNDDGVISSSNSDISIYSFTDCESESDDEDHERRTPPLKVKDEEDGKLTRLKVRDMVEDDDLSLQSFDESDFLRDNGNDASAEDSPGPSKEPLRKGASLKDPRLIIVAKPNIPVIVAPHAVEYLPYHHSPRLAPITNLSENGRKLLQKMSGVAPQVRGNTESPCLAPITNTGSPRLAPITNLSENSRKLLQETAQKMAGVYPQVRGNTESPCLAPITNKGSPRLAPITNLSENSRKLLQETAQKMAGVYPQVSPVAAAQT
- the LOC121564409 gene encoding uncharacterized protein LOC121564409 isoform X2; its protein translation is MNHNDERIKRALRRRPYVLNPVRVNTPDSVMWPTGKVRRRPRPPIIVSCGQEQTSGDGWDINPEPLSQSGRVTRLMDRNDDGVISSSNSDISIYSFTDCESESDDEDHERRTPPLKVKDEEDGKLTRLKVRDMVEDDDLSLQSFDESDFLRDNGNDASAEDSPGPSKEPLRKGASLKDPRLIIVAKPNIPVIVAPHAVEYLPYHHSPRLAPITNLSENGRKLLQKMSGVAPQVRGNTESPCLAPITNTGSPRLAPITNLSENSRKLLQETAQKMAGVYPQVRGNTESPCLAPITNKGSPRLAPITNLSENSRKLLQETAQKMAGVYPQEGKVKRKKGKAKKRVKQEQASNMKQVENVGESKEDKKEEKKSLRKRFLQWLLPKLRCLNK
- the LOC121564409 gene encoding uncharacterized protein LOC121564409 isoform X4, translated to MNHNDERIKRALRRRPYVLNPVRVNTPDSVMWPTGKVRRRPRPSTSVQTPQIHKRPPIIVSCGQEQTSGDGWDINPEPLSQSGRVTRLMDRNDDGVISSSNSDISIYSFTDCESESDDEDHERRTPPLKVKDEEDGKLTRLKVRDMVEDDDLSLQSFDESDFLRDNGNDASAEDSPGPSKEPLRKGASLKDPRLIIVAKPNIPVIVAPHAVEYLPYHHSPRLAPITNLSENGRKLLQKMSGVAPQVRGNTESPCLAPITNTGSPRLAPITNLSENSRKLLQETAQKMAGVYPQEGKVKRKKGKAKKRVKQEQASNMKQVENVGESKEDKKEEKKSLRKRFLQWLLPKLRCLNK